The following coding sequences are from one Photobacterium angustum window:
- a CDS encoding sporulation protein encodes MFKKLKASLGIGSAKVDTILHNPSLYQGEILQGNVHIKGGDVEQVIDAISLKLCTEMKVELENGHSYQTFVLGTIKVNQPFTIHASEEKSLPFEFKLHDETPITQLNTQNNQSKVWLETTLDIDFAIDPSDRDFIEVKPLPAIASVIAKIENAGFNLMKADVEKGFLQGGHFASQSGCYQEIEFRNSGFFSNKEIELSFILDGAVIHCLAEIDRSMSTRGDQYTSFSINRNASASDISYQLDALLRM; translated from the coding sequence ATGTTTAAAAAATTAAAAGCCTCATTAGGTATTGGTTCTGCAAAAGTAGATACTATTTTGCATAATCCTTCACTTTATCAGGGAGAGATATTACAAGGAAATGTGCACATTAAAGGTGGAGATGTAGAACAAGTCATTGATGCTATTTCATTAAAGCTCTGTACTGAAATGAAAGTAGAACTAGAAAATGGCCACAGCTATCAAACCTTTGTGTTAGGAACGATAAAAGTTAATCAACCTTTTACGATTCATGCCAGTGAGGAGAAGTCACTACCTTTTGAATTTAAACTGCATGATGAAACACCTATCACCCAACTTAACACTCAAAATAACCAATCGAAAGTATGGTTAGAAACAACGTTAGATATTGATTTCGCCATTGATCCTTCTGATCGTGATTTTATCGAGGTAAAACCTCTTCCAGCTATCGCTAGTGTCATTGCGAAAATTGAGAATGCAGGCTTTAATTTAATGAAAGCTGATGTGGAAAAAGGTTTTCTACAAGGCGGGCACTTTGCTTCACAATCGGGCTGTTATCAAGAAATCGAATTTCGTAATAGCGGATTTTTTAGCAATAAAGAAATTGAATTATCTTTTATTTTAGATGGCGCTGTCATTCACTGTCTTGCTGAAATAGATCGTTCTATGTCTACCCGAGGCGATCAATACACCTCATTCAGTATTAATAGAAATGCATCAGCCTCAGACATTAGTTATCAATTAGATGCGCTATTAAGAATGTAG
- a CDS encoding MerR family transcriptional regulator — protein MYIGEVSKLTGASAKAIRLYESLGLLGTVVRKGSYRIYDDNHVRTVILIKDAQSIGVSLAEFKRLLGDKTVLSWHVVSTFLDQKSKAIEEQINLLHQQQSMIQTYQDNIKKCLETN, from the coding sequence ATGTATATCGGTGAAGTGTCTAAATTAACAGGAGCGTCGGCCAAAGCCATACGCTTATATGAGTCGTTAGGCTTGTTGGGAACAGTAGTACGAAAGGGGAGTTATCGTATTTATGATGATAACCATGTTAGAACCGTTATTTTGATTAAAGATGCACAATCTATCGGGGTTAGTCTTGCGGAATTTAAGAGGCTGCTAGGAGATAAAACAGTGCTAAGTTGGCATGTTGTAAGCACATTTCTTGATCAGAAAAGTAAAGCAATTGAAGAACAAATTAACCTATTGCACCAGCAGCAATCGATGATCCAAACATACCAAGACAATATTAAAAAGTGTTTAGAAACTAATTGA
- a CDS encoding NAD(P)H-dependent oxidoreductase, translating into MCKKVLVINGNPKAKSYCHELAQSYITASEKNDVRLLNLSKMDFDINLVSGYEAVQPLEPDLQHFQSSLLWADHVVFIFPLWWGGMPAKLKGLIDRTFLPNFAFKFKAKSLTPQRLLKGRTAELIVTMDSPPFYYRWIYGDPIYKQMKRTILGFSGFEKVSKTYIGPIINATEDKKSKWNQRVAKLAKKVA; encoded by the coding sequence ATGTGTAAGAAAGTATTAGTTATTAATGGAAATCCAAAGGCTAAGAGTTATTGTCATGAACTAGCACAGAGCTATATCACAGCTAGCGAGAAAAATGATGTTAGGCTGTTAAATTTAAGTAAGATGGATTTTGATATCAATTTAGTAAGTGGCTATGAAGCAGTACAACCGCTAGAGCCTGATCTACAGCATTTCCAATCATCACTTCTATGGGCTGACCACGTAGTATTTATTTTTCCTCTGTGGTGGGGAGGGATGCCTGCAAAATTAAAAGGGTTAATTGATAGAACATTTCTTCCCAATTTTGCTTTTAAATTTAAAGCTAAAAGCTTAACACCACAGCGATTATTAAAAGGGAGAACAGCCGAGCTGATAGTTACGATGGACTCACCACCATTTTATTATCGTTGGATTTATGGTGATCCTATTTACAAGCAAATGAAGCGTACTATTTTAGGTTTTAGTGGCTTTGAAAAAGTATCTAAGACCTATATTGGCCCAATAATTAATGCGACTGAAGATAAAAAATCGAAATGGAATCAGCGGGTAGCTAAGCTTGCTAAAAAAGTAGCGTAA